In Comamonas koreensis, the genomic stretch TGGGCAGCATGCTGGTCAAGCGCTTTGCGGTGCAGACGGTGCAGCACTTTGGCTACCGCCGCGTGCTGCAGGTCAACTCGGTGATGGTCGCCATCATGCTGGCGAGCTTTGCATTGACCAGCGCCCAGCAGCCGCCCTGGTTGCTGCTGCTGCAGCTGTTTGTATTTGGCGGCTTCAACTCCATGCAGTTCTCGGCGATGAACTCGGTCACCTTGAAAGACCTGGACGGCGAATTTGCCAGCAGTGGCAACAGCCTCTTGTCGATGGTGCAGATGCTGGCCATGGGCATTGGTGTGGCGCTGGCTGGCGCGCTGCTGTCGGGCTATGCCGATCGCTGGATCACCGACCCGGACAAGTCGCTGCGCGCCATCCACGCCACCTTTTTGACCGTGGCTTTGATGACCTTGGCCGCTACCTTGGTGTTCAGCCAGCTCGACAAGGATGAGCCGGTCAAGCCGGCGCCCGATGGCGGGGATGCTTGAGCGTCAATCCTTAGCCGCTCAACGCGGGTAGATTGCGCCCAGCACCCGGGGCCCGCGTGCACCGGTCACCGCCGGCAGATTGCCCGGCAGGCGCTGCCAGCACTGGCGGGCCAGCCAGGCAAAGGCGCTGGCCTCGACCTGCTGCGGGGGCAGGCCATGTGCGGCCGAACTGTCCACCGCGATGCCGGGCAGCAGATCGGCCAGGCGTTGCAGCAGGTGCTGGTTGAGCGCGCCGCCGCCGCAGACGATCAAGGTCTGGCCCTCGGCTGCGCCATGGCGCTGCATGTCCTGCGCAATGGCCAGCGCGGTGAAGGCGGTCAGGCTGGCCTGCACATCGGCAGGGGCAGCACCGGGCGCATGGCGCTCGAGCAACGGGGCCAGCCAGGCGGGGTTGAACAGGTCGCGCCCGGTGCTCTTGGGCGGTGGCAGCTGGAAAAAAGGCTCTTCCATGAAGGCTGCTAGCAAATCTGGAATCACCTGGCCACTGGCCGCCCAGTGGCCGCCATCGTCATAGGGATTGCCGGTGTTCAGCTGGCACCAGTGGTCCATCAGCGCATTGCCCGGGCCGCAGTCCCAGCCGCGGATGTCATCGCCGTCGAGGCGGCTGATGTTGGAGATGCCGCCGATATTGAGCACCCAGCGCAGACCGCCTGCCGCGTCGCCATTGCCAAACACGCTGTGGTGAAAGGCGGGCACCAGCGGCGCGCCCTGGCCGCCAGCGGCCACATCGCGGCTGCGGAAATCGGCCACCACGGCAATGCCGCTCAGCTCGGCCAGCAGCGCAGGGTTGTTGAGCTGCAAGGTATAGCCAGTACCATCCCAGAGGCCGGGCTGGTGGCGCA encodes the following:
- a CDS encoding anhydro-N-acetylmuramic acid kinase; the protein is MTERFMGLMSGTSLDGVDGVIAQWQDGRMEVLQYASTGFAPELRAELLALNSAGEQELHRAALAGNALARSYAQVVDRLLARSGLQPSDITAIGAHGQTVRHQPGLWDGTGYTLQLNNPALLAELSGIAVVADFRSRDVAAGGQGAPLVPAFHHSVFGNGDAAGGLRWVLNIGGISNISRLDGDDIRGWDCGPGNALMDHWCQLNTGNPYDDGGHWAASGQVIPDLLAAFMEEPFFQLPPPKSTGRDLFNPAWLAPLLERHAPGAAPADVQASLTAFTALAIAQDMQRHGAAEGQTLIVCGGGALNQHLLQRLADLLPGIAVDSSAAHGLPPQQVEASAFAWLARQCWQRLPGNLPAVTGARGPRVLGAIYPR